TATTCCGGCGATGCTCATGAAAGATCTCCACCCTATCGCTTCACCATCAACTCCGCGTTGTCGACCCACATCGCGTAGTACGGCCTTTTGCTGTCGGCCCGCTGCATCAGCAGCAGGAACGGCGCGTCGAAGATCATGATGTGCCGCGGGCGAGGCTCACTGCTGCAACCGATCGACACGTGCGACTCGCTCCGCAGTCGAACGCCCTTCTCGTCCATCTCAAAGCGGATGTTCTGCACGGCCGCCAGGATCTGAAGATCTTTGGCGACCGCCGGGTCTTTCGACACCAGGTGCAGCCCGCGCAGCTCGCGAAAGTTCCGCGTCACGTCGAAGTTGAACTTGGGTACCACCAGCACGTCCGCCCAGGTCATTTTGACCGGCGGCTCCTCCAGGCGCCGCTGCACCTCCGCGATCGTTTCAGCCAACGTCGCCGCCGGGCGCACCTTGGCCAGAATCAGCCGGTCCCGCTTGTCCTTGACGGCCAGGTCCACAACAAAATCGCTCTGATTCTGGTAGTCGAAAATAGCCACCTGCTCGTACATGTGCTGGTGGCCGCTCTTGAACTCGCGCGTCCCGAAGCTCTCAACCTTGCTGCCGGCGAACACGAGCGGTTCGCTGAGTTTCTCAAAAGGCACGGGAAACTCCAGGTGCTTGAAGAGGTAGCTGTACGCCACGATATCCTGCGGGCGCGGGGTCAGGTCGAATGAGGGCTTGAAGCGCGGGCTGGCTTTGCCCTTGAAGGTCTGCGCCAGCGCCGAGTCGATCCTGCCAAATATCCCGTCGCGGACGAACCCGGCCAGTGCCACGTAGGATTCCCTGTCGAGGTCGTCTCGCGTGAAGGTTCGGTTATTCAGTGCATCCACCATCGGCGGCTGGAGAAGAAAACGCGGCGGTTCCTTGATCAGGTCGCCGATCTCGTTCCACGCCAGTTGGAACGTCCCGCACCAGATCACGTTCTTGCCCGGCCTGATCGGCTGCTGCGGCGTCGCAACTATCGTGGTGGACTTGAGGTCATAGTCCTGGGCAACCAGTGGTTTGCGGCCGCCAAAGAAGGAATCGAAGTCATGGGGTCCGCAGGAAGCGCCCACAAGCATCATCCCCAGAAGGACTACAACGATCAGAGGCCCGGCGAGCTTTCGCACAGTCTTCACGATCAAGTCTCCTATGGACCCCAAAATGTCGCCCATTTGCCGCGATGGGCAGCATGCTACCGCGCCGCAGGGGGCGGGGCAAGAAATCGGGTGCGGCTGGGGTGCCGCGCGGGAGGCGGGTGCCACGCACAAGGCCGTTGTGCGTGTCTCTGATCGCCCAGGCAGGGGGAGCATGGGCGGGACGCCCATGCCACACAGCAAGAGCATGGGCGGGACGCCCATGCCACACAGCAAGAGCATGGGCGGGACGCCCATGCTACTCACGGGCGAGACGCCCGTGCTACGCTCGTGCGGCGGCGAAAAGCCTTGACCGCCTGGGCGGTTGGGGGTAAAAGGTGCTGTTTACAACTGCAGATGCGCTAAGCGCCTGCGGTGAAGTCGAATATCGATATGGCGTTCAGGGACATGGCGGGTGGGAATCGCCCGCCATGGCACCCGGGATTGCGTTTGGTGCATGGTCCTGGTCACTGAAGTGATCAGGCCGTGGAATGTCTGTACTTGTGCGCGAACGAGGAAGAATCACAGCCTGGAAAGGCTGTGCCACGAGATGAGCGAGAACGGTCCTAACAACGTCGATCCGAAGCTGGCGGGGCTTCGGCGGGAAATCGACCAGCTCGATCAGCAGATCGTCGAGCTGCTCAATGCCCGCGCGCGCGTCGTCGTCGAGGTCGGCAAAACCAAGCAGGCCGGCAAGACCCCCGTCTACGCGCCGGACCGAGAGCACGCCATCTTCCAGCGGCTGGCCGAATTGAACAAAGGCCCCCTGCCCCAGGTCACCCTCAAGGCGATCTATCGCGAGTTGATGAGCGGATCGTTCGCCCTCGAACGCCCGCTGCGAATCGGCTATCTCGGCCCACAGGGCAGCTATTCGCAGATGGCCGCCCAGCGCAAGTTCGGCGCGTCGGTGGAGTACCTGCCGCTGGCCGACATCCGCGCGGTGTTCGAGGAAGTCTCGCGCGGGCACTGCGACCTGGGCATCGTGCCCATCGAGAACTCCGTCGGCGGCGGCGTCATCGACACGCTGGACTGCTTCATCGACGCCCACGTCTACATCTGCGGCGAGGTCATCCTCGACGTGCATCACAATCTGCTGGCCAACTGCCCCCCCGAGCAGATCGCCACCATCGCCTCAAAACCCGAGGTCTTCGCCCAGTGCCGAAACTGGCTGGGAACCTTTAAGAAGGTCGACCTGCTCCCCGTGGCCAGCAGTTCCAAGGCCGCCGAGATGGCCGTAAGCACGCCGGGCCTGGCGGCCATCGGCTCGACGATGGCGGCCGAGCACTACGGCCTGCACATCGTCTTCAACAACATCGAGGACAATCCCAACAACATGACGCGGTTTTTCGTGATATCGCCCACGCCGGCCAACCGCACCGGCAACGACAAGACGGCGATCATGTTCTCGACCGCCCACCGCGCCGGGGCGTTGGTGGCGGTGCTGAACGTGTTCTCCGCCCACGGGATCAGCCTGACCAACATCGTGACCCGCCCCAGCAAGCGGCGCAACTGGGAGTACTACTTCTTCGTCGACGCCGAGGGTCACTGCGACGACGCGAACTTTGTCCAGGCGCTGGCCGAAGCCCGCTCGCACTGCGGCGAACTGCATGTGCTGGGCAGCTTTCCCCAGGCCCGCCAGAACGTTTGAACCAAGGAGCCCCGATGCCCCGCAAGCTTTTTATCGCCGGAAACTGGAAGATGAACACCTCCTGCCAGTCCGCGGCCGCTTTGGCCAAAGCACTGGTCGAAAAGGTCGGTCAGACCACGGCCGTCGACGTCGCGGTGGCCCCGCCGTTTGTGTACCTGCCGGCGGTGTCGGCGGCGCTGGCGGGCAGCCGGATCGGTCTGTCGGGGCAGAACATGTCGTGCGAAAACGACGGCGCGTTCACCGGCGAAATCTCCGCGGCGATGCTCAAGGACGTCGGATGCCGCTTCGTGATCCTCGGGCACTCGGAGCGCCGGCACGTGATCGGCGAGACCGACGAGTTCATCAACCGAAAGGTCCGCAAGGCTTTGGCCGATGGACTTGAGGTGATCTTCTGCTGCGGCGAGTTGCTGGAAGAGCGCCGCGCTGGAGCGACGATGGACGTCGTGACGCGCCAGGTGACGGTGGGTCTCTCGCAGGTGACGGCAGCCCAGATGGCGTCGGTGACGGTGGCGTACGAGCCGGTCTGGGCGATCGGGACGGGCGAGACGGCCACCCCGGCCCAGGCGCAGGAGGTTCACGGACAGTTGCGTGCGCTGCTGGGGAGGATGTACGATGCCGCCACGGCAGAGAAGGTTCGCATCCAGTACGGCGGTTCAGTGAAGCCCTCCAATGCCCGCGAGCTGATGGCCCTGCCGGATGTCGACGGCGTGCTGGTGGGCGGGGCGTCGCTCAAG
The sequence above is a segment of the Planctomycetaceae bacterium genome. Coding sequences within it:
- the pheA gene encoding prephenate dehydratase, which codes for MSENGPNNVDPKLAGLRREIDQLDQQIVELLNARARVVVEVGKTKQAGKTPVYAPDREHAIFQRLAELNKGPLPQVTLKAIYRELMSGSFALERPLRIGYLGPQGSYSQMAAQRKFGASVEYLPLADIRAVFEEVSRGHCDLGIVPIENSVGGGVIDTLDCFIDAHVYICGEVILDVHHNLLANCPPEQIATIASKPEVFAQCRNWLGTFKKVDLLPVASSSKAAEMAVSTPGLAAIGSTMAAEHYGLHIVFNNIEDNPNNMTRFFVISPTPANRTGNDKTAIMFSTAHRAGALVAVLNVFSAHGISLTNIVTRPSKRRNWEYYFFVDAEGHCDDANFVQALAEARSHCGELHVLGSFPQARQNV
- the tpiA gene encoding triose-phosphate isomerase; amino-acid sequence: MPRKLFIAGNWKMNTSCQSAAALAKALVEKVGQTTAVDVAVAPPFVYLPAVSAALAGSRIGLSGQNMSCENDGAFTGEISAAMLKDVGCRFVILGHSERRHVIGETDEFINRKVRKALADGLEVIFCCGELLEERRAGATMDVVTRQVTVGLSQVTAAQMASVTVAYEPVWAIGTGETATPAQAQEVHGQLRALLGRMYDAATAEKVRIQYGGSVKPSNARELMALPDVDGVLVGGASLKAEDFVAIVNAGL